CACCGGCGTAGTTGGGCAGGCTGGCACTGGAACCGGGCAACGGCAGGCTGCTGGGGTTCGGCAGCTCGCTGTCCTTGTTGTACTTGCCTGAGTTCAGCGCAGCAGCTGTGTCGATGAGCTTGAAGACCGAACCCGGCGAGAGCAGGTTGCCTGTGGGGCCGCTGACGTTTTGGTTCAGGTTGATGCCAGGGACCTGGTTCAGCTCGGCGTAGCTTGCTTCTGCGGCGGCCGTGTCATGGGTCGCAATCAAATTGGGGTCGTAGGACGGTTTGGACACCATGGCCAGAACGGCGCCGGTCCTGGGGTTGGTCACCACGATGGATCCACGCTGGCCATCGGGGATGAGATCGAAGGCCAACTTTTGAATTTCGGGATCCAGGGTCAGCTCTACAGATGCACCCTTGGGCTCGTTGCCCAGGAACATCTGGCTGATGCGGTCCAGGAAGAGCTGGTCCGAGTTGCCGGCGAGGGTGTCCTCCATGGAGAGTTCCAAGCCAGTGGAACCGAAGCCCTTGGAGAAGTAACCGGTAATGCCGGCGTAGAGCTCAGGCTGGTTGTACTTGCGCTGGAACGCGCAGGACTCTGTGCCGGCAACAGACTCAGCCACCGGCTTGCCGCCGACGATGATGGCGCCGCGGTCGTTGCAGAACGAGGCAAGGATGGCGCGCTGGTTCCAGGGATTGGCGTTGAGGTCGTCCGCGCCAATGACCTGGACATAGCTGATGGCGCCGAAGATCAACGCAAACATGGCGACGGCGGCCATCCAGGAGCTGCGAATAGCCTGGTTCATTGGTGCTTCACCGCCTCTGTTGGTGCGCTGGGTGTCTGTCCTGTGGTCGGTTTACGTGCGGGCGCGCTGCTGCTGGCAGGGGGTTTGCCCACCATGGGAGTGGTGTCCACCGGCCCGCGGGCCGTGTTGGAGATCATGAGCAGCAAGCCGACGATGATCCAGTTGGCCAGGAGCGAGGAACCACCGGCTGCCAGGAACGGCGTGGTCAGGCCCGTCAACGGAATGAGCCGGGTGACACCGCCGATGACGACGAAGCACTGCAGGGCGATCGCGAAGGACAGGCCGCACGCCAGAAGCTTCCCGAAGGCATCGCGGGTGCCCAGTGCAGCGCGGAAGCCACGGGTAAAGAGCAGCAGGTAGAGCATCACGACGGCGAAGAGGCCGATGAGGCCGAGTTCCTCGCCGATGAGGGCCACAATCATGTCGCTGTTGGCGAACGGAACCAGGTCCGGGCGGCCTTGGCCAAGGCCAGTACCCACCAGACCACCGTCGGCCATGCCGAACAGGCCCTGCACAATCTGTCCACTGCCGCCGGGCGACCTGCCGAAGACCTCCGGGGTGAAGGCATTGATCCAGCTGTCGATGCGGAAAGCCACGTGCGAGAAGATCTGCGAGGCAATGAATCCGCCGCCGAGGATCAGCAACAGGCCAATGACAACCCAGGAGATACGGCTGGTGGCCACGTAAATCATCACGATGAACAGGCCGAAGAAGAGGATGGAGGAACCGAGGTCACGCTGGAAGACCAGGACCCCGATACTGACCAACCAGGCGGTGATCATGGGCCCGAGGTCCTTGAACCGCGGGAATTGCATGGGGCCGATCTTCCGGCCGGCCAGGAGGATGAGATCCCGGTTGGAGGAAAGGTACCCGGCAAAGAATATGGCCAGCGTGATCTTGGCGATCTCACCTGGTTGGAACGTCATGGGGCCAACACGGATCCAGACGCGGGCACCCAGGATTTCACCGGCGGAAATGCCCGGTATCAAGGGGAGGATCAGCAGGAACGCACTGGCTGCCAGTGAGATGTACGTGAAGCGGCGCAATATCCGGTGGTCCTTGAGGAACCAGATCACGGCGATGGACACTGCCATGGCAATCAGGGTCCAGCGGAGCTGGTTGTTGCCAGTATCGTCACCTGGACCGTCCATGCGGTGGATCAGGGCAAGCCCCAGACCGTTCAAGGCCACGACAATGGGAAGTATTACCGGATCGGCATACTTCGCGCGGAGCCTGAGGACCATGTGGAAGGCAAAAGCCGCCACAGCCAGCAAGCTCGACTGGAACCAGAAGTCCCGGTCCAGGCCGACGTCGGAATTTATGCTCACCAAGGCACTCGCGCCAACGCCTACGGCAAGGGCCAGCACGATGAGGACAAGCTCAACGTTCCGGCGTGGTTTGGGAGCAGTTTCAGTCTGTATCACTTGGCCGCCTCACAGGGAGTCGGGACGGGCGAAGGCGTCGCAACGGCCGCAGTACTCGGTACGGGCACGGTGCTGGTGGGCGACGGCGTGGCTGTCGCTGTCGCCGGAGCAGTGGTGGGGCAGTTGGCTGAGGCGCTGCCGGTGTTCTTCAGGTTCTCCACAATGGCCTGTGCGTCGTCGAGGTCACCTGCGGGAACCGTCTGGCGTACGCTCTGCTGACCGTATTCCGGCAATGAATCCACCTTGATATCGGTTACGGCTTCGAGCCGGGAGAGCTGGATGGGGCCGAGTCGCTGCGAGATGCCATTGAAGATAGCGACGCGCTGGTCGTATTCGCCCACGTAATAACGGGTTTGGGTCCACGCGTAGCCAAGCCACAGGCCAACGACGACTCCCACTACAACAACCGCTGCGACGGCGGGCATCAACCATCGGACGCGGCGCCGTGCAGGTTCCTCGACGTCCAGTCGATCCTGTTCGGCCTTGTGGGTGAGGACGGTGGCAGCCCTGCGGGCAACCGTCCGGCCCGCGACAGTAGGGATGGAGCCGGTCTCCGCAGCTGTTGCCGCAGCGCCAACCAGCTCATGGGGGCGGCTGGCCAGTTCTTCGCGCAGGACCTCGGCGGACAGGTGCTCGCCCAAGTGCGGATCCGTGGTGATGGGGGGTTCTTTGGACTCATCCGAGGATGTGGAAGCCTCACCGGATTCGTCGTCTGTGGCGCTGGGGTCACTGGCGCTGAACGAGGATCCAGCTTCGGCCTCCCTCGCGGCCTTCTCCTTAGGCTCGGCCGGCGTGTCCTCAGCCAACTTGGTGGCGGAAGGACCCTCAGTGGGCTTGGAAGCGGTGACCGCTTCGGGCTCGTCCACCGCGGCAAGCGCCGCAGCCGGAACGACGTCGACGGCGGCCGTGTTGACGTCGTCGTCGGTCTCTTCCACGATCTCCAACATCACCACGGTGACGTTGTCCGGGGCGCCGGCTTCCAGCGTGAGATCAACCAGGATCTCAGCGCATTCGCGAAGGTCTTTGGTCTCCCGAACCATGCGCTCCACCACGTGCCCGGCCACATAGTTGAGGCCATCGGAGCAGAGCAGCCAGCGTTCGCCGGGTTCGACGTCGAGGACGTCCAAGTCCAGTTCCGGACTGGCATCGACGTCGCCAAGGACGCGCATCAGGACGTTTTTGTGGGGATGGGTTTCGGCTTCTTCAGGACGCAGCCGTCCCTCGTCAATGAGCCGCTGCACGAACGTGTGGTCGATGCTGATTTGCTCAAACTTCTTGTTACGCAGCCGGTAGGCGCGTGAGTCACCGATGTGCGCGAAGTGGAGCTTGCGGTCTTCCAGGAGGAGGGCAGTCACGGTAGTCCCCATGCCGGAAAGCTTGGGATTCTGGTGAACAAGCTCGGAAAGCAGTGAGTTTGCCGTCTGGATCTCGTCCGCGAGGACAGTCTCTGCGCCGTCAGGATAGTCGTCATGGTCCAGATGGATCATGTCCAGGACCGTTGACGCCGAAGCGACATCGCCGCCGGCATGGCCACCCATGCCGTCGGCCACCACTGCCAGATGGCGACCCACGTAAGCGGAGTCGTCATTTTTGGAGCGGATCCGTCCGACGTCGGAGCGGGCCGCGTAGCGCATGATGAGTGGGCGCTCCGCGGGCGTTTCCTTGCCTTCGGGGGTCTCGGGTGAGGCCATGGACTATGGCCTCAATTCAATGACCGTCTTGCCGATTCTCACGGGGACGCCAAGCTCAACCGGCAGAGCACGGGTGAGCTGTTGATCGGCCAAGTAGGTGCCGTTGGTGGAACCGAGATCCTCAATGAACCAGCGGCTGCCCTGCGGGAACAGGCGCGCGTGCCGGCCGGAAGCGTAGTCGTCTTCCAGGACCAAGGTGGCTTCCTGCGCGCGGCCCAACAGGATAGGGCTGGCGGCCAAGGGAACAGTGGTGCCCTTGAGCGGACCCTCAGTGACAACCAACGTGCGTGCATGCTGGATGGCCGGCGGCGGTGACGCTGCCAGTTCCGGATGCTTGCGGACTTCGCGGGCCGTGGGAACTCCGGTGACGGCTTTACGGCCGATCTGGAAGTCGCGGCGCATGGTGGACACAATGCTGAAGATCAAGACCCACAGCAGGAGAAGAAACCCGAAGCGAAGCGCTGTGATGGTCAGTTCGCTGATGTCGTTCACGCGTTGCCACCCGGGGTTTGGGGGAGAAGGCGGAAAATGATCTTGGTACGTCCCATCGTGATGGTTGAGCCGTCTGTGAGTTCCACGCTGCCGTTTACCTTATGCCCGTTGACGTAGCTGCCGTTGGTGGAGCCAAGGTCTACGGCCCACGTGCTGCCGTTCTGTGTGCGGACCTCAAGGTGCTTCCGGGAGACTCCGGTGTCATCCACCAGGATGTCGGCTTCCGAGGAGCGTCCCAGCACCACGGACGGGGCATTGAGGGAGTACCGCTGGCCGCCGATGTCCAGAACTGGCTGGAGGCGGATGGGCTGCCGTGCCGGGGCTGCCGGAACGTTGGCCCGTGGGGCCTGCGGGGCGGGAGCGGCGTCATCGGAGGATTTCTCCGTCCGGGAAGTGATCTCAAAGTGCCCGGCACGTTCTTCGTCATTACGGCGGAACGAAATCCGGACCGCACCCTGAAGTGTGTAGCCCTGGCTGCGGACGTGTTGGATGACGACATCGCACAGTTCCTCTGCCAGGGGAGTTCCCCATTCCTGGGCCCTGGCAAAATCTTCGTCACTGAGGAGGACATCGAAAACATTGGGAGCGAGGGTGCGGCCGGCAGCGATGGTGATGGACTTGTTGTCCAACTCGCGCCTCAACTTGCTCGCAATCTCCACTGGCTCAACACGTGCACGCGACCCCGTGGAGAAGACGTTGCGAACGGCTTTTTCAATGCCGCGCTCGACTTTGTCCAGCAAACCCATGTCCTTCTCCTTTCCTTGCCGCGGCACCCGCTGTGCCTGGTCCGATAGTCCGTCTGCGCACACAGCGAAGTACGCGCCTGACGGCCCTTCCACTTCCCGATACTACTGGGACTGACTGGGAATGGCCTTAATCCACAACGCCTTGCGACCCGGAAAAGTTCGCTCCCGGCCCTTGCTGGTGCGGGAGGCGGGCCAGGAAATTTCCGTGGAGTTCAGTGGTTGATCGGGGATTTCTTCCGGGCTCCGGGGCCTCGCAGACGGAGTGCCATCTCCCGATTGGTGTTTTGCCGGGAATGTCCGTTATGCTTGATCTCGCTGCTTTTGAAGGAAACGAAGCTGGGAAACCCGCGGAAGTCCGGAAAAAAGAAGTTGCGCGCGAGTGGCGGAACGGCAGACGCGCTGGCTTCAGGTGCCAGTATCCGAAAGGGTGTGGGGGTTCAAATCCCCCCTCGCGCACGCAATTGAAAGAGCCCCAGTCTTAGGACTGGGGCTCTTTTGTTTTCCAGGGGATCCCAACTGGGTGACAGATAACGTTCCGTTGGCGCTTCGTAGGAGCAGTTGCTGTTACTTAGTTGGGTGAGGCGCGCGAAACCGTCAGCTGCGCGCAGAACCCGTGAACCGGCGTCGTGAGTTGTTCAGGTGCAGGCGCATGGCTGCCGCAGCAGCCACTTGGTCGCCCTCCGCGATAGCCGCGTATATAGAGGAGTGTTCGTGGACCACCTGCGCGAAGCGCTCGGGGGAGTCCCGGTCTTCGCTGGCAACGAGGCGCGGGCGTGGCATGGTGATCATGGTCTGGCCCAAGGCGGAGATGCAGTCCGTATAGAAGGGATTGCCCGTGGCCGCAGCAACGGCACGGTGGAATTCGAAGTCCGCTCTCATGGAGTGAGCCGGGTGGCCTGAGCTCGCGGTGAATTGTTCCAACGCGCCGTGCACGGCCTTGAGTTGGTATTCGGTGTGGTTTTTCGCTGCCAATGCGGCGGCTTCGGTCTCAACGCCGATGCGGAAATCGAGCATCTGAAGCCGGTCTTCCATGCTGGAAACGGGCCGTGTTCCCGGCGCTGCTGCGGGACCTTCCGCGGGCGGGGTCAGCGCGAAGCTGCCGCGCCCGCGTTCGGTTTCCACCAATCCCTCTGCTTGCAAGCGGGTCAGGGCGGAGCGGACGACGGTCCGGCTCACCCCGAACTCGCTGATGAGGGTGTTTTCGCTGGGGAGCTTCTCACCTGGTTGGATGGCGCCGTCGACGATGCGGTTGCGGAGGTCGGCGGCGAGATCCGCGGTCAGGTTTCGGCTCATGGGTTCAAGATTACGCGCCGAACTCTGCGGATTCCGTGGTCCACGCACGCGCCTGCCCGCTGAGCGTGACACCCAAACCGGGGCGGTCGGGAACGATCATGCGGCCGTTCTTGGTCTCCAGGCGTTCCTCGAACAGGGGGTCCAGCCAGTCGAAGTGCTCCACCCACGGCTCGCGCGGGTATGCGGCGGCCAAGTGGAGGTGGATTTCCATGGCGAAGTGCGGTGCCAGGCCAAGTCCGCGTTCATCCGCCAGGGCGGCGAGGCGCAGGAACTGGGTGATGCCGCCGACGCGGGGAGCGTCGGGCTGGATGATGTCGCAGCCGTTGGCGTTGATGAGGCCCTTGTGTTCAGCAACGGATGCGAGCATCTCGCCGGTGGCGATGGGGGTGTCCAGGACCTGCGCGAGGTGGGCGTGGCCCTCGAAGTCGTAGGCATCCAGCGGTTCTTCGATCCAGATGAGGTTGAATTCCTCCAACTGACGGCCCATGCGCAGCGCCGTGGCGCGGTCCCATTGCTGGTTGGCGTCCACCATGAGCGGGACGTCCCAGCCGATGTGCTCGCGGACTCCGGCCACGCGGCGCAGGTCTTCTTTGGAATCAGGCAGGCCGACCTTGATCTTGATGCCGCCGATGCCCTCATC
Above is a genomic segment from Arthrobacter sp. YN containing:
- a CDS encoding penicillin-binding transpeptidase domain-containing protein, which translates into the protein MNQAIRSSWMAAVAMFALIFGAISYVQVIGADDLNANPWNQRAILASFCNDRGAIIVGGKPVAESVAGTESCAFQRKYNQPELYAGITGYFSKGFGSTGLELSMEDTLAGNSDQLFLDRISQMFLGNEPKGASVELTLDPEIQKLAFDLIPDGQRGSIVVTNPRTGAVLAMVSKPSYDPNLIATHDTAAAEASYAELNQVPGINLNQNVSGPTGNLLSPGSVFKLIDTAAALNSGKYNKDSELPNPSSLPLPGSSASLPNYAGGNCNVRETASFAFALEQSCNTPFASIALDLGQDAIREQAQKFGFGETFGDQLKLQQAPSIFPEDLDQAQLAQSSVGQRDVKATPLQINMMTAAIANGGVQMKPNLIKTVRAPDLRVISELRPEALRTSTTQPIAAQITEWMTSAVDNGIAKGAAVSGVKVAGKTGTAELGDSGLNNSWFTGFAPANDPQVAVTIVMEGVDVLSGAQLTSPNAKKIFEAVLNK
- a CDS encoding FtsW/RodA/SpoVE family cell cycle protein, giving the protein MIQTETAPKPRRNVELVLIVLALAVGVGASALVSINSDVGLDRDFWFQSSLLAVAAFAFHMVLRLRAKYADPVILPIVVALNGLGLALIHRMDGPGDDTGNNQLRWTLIAMAVSIAVIWFLKDHRILRRFTYISLAASAFLLILPLIPGISAGEILGARVWIRVGPMTFQPGEIAKITLAIFFAGYLSSNRDLILLAGRKIGPMQFPRFKDLGPMITAWLVSIGVLVFQRDLGSSILFFGLFIVMIYVATSRISWVVIGLLLILGGGFIASQIFSHVAFRIDSWINAFTPEVFGRSPGGSGQIVQGLFGMADGGLVGTGLGQGRPDLVPFANSDMIVALIGEELGLIGLFAVVMLYLLLFTRGFRAALGTRDAFGKLLACGLSFAIALQCFVVIGGVTRLIPLTGLTTPFLAAGGSSLLANWIIVGLLLMISNTARGPVDTTPMVGKPPASSSAPARKPTTGQTPSAPTEAVKHQ
- a CDS encoding PP2C family protein-serine/threonine phosphatase codes for the protein MASPETPEGKETPAERPLIMRYAARSDVGRIRSKNDDSAYVGRHLAVVADGMGGHAGGDVASASTVLDMIHLDHDDYPDGAETVLADEIQTANSLLSELVHQNPKLSGMGTTVTALLLEDRKLHFAHIGDSRAYRLRNKKFEQISIDHTFVQRLIDEGRLRPEEAETHPHKNVLMRVLGDVDASPELDLDVLDVEPGERWLLCSDGLNYVAGHVVERMVRETKDLRECAEILVDLTLEAGAPDNVTVVMLEIVEETDDDVNTAAVDVVPAAALAAVDEPEAVTASKPTEGPSATKLAEDTPAEPKEKAAREAEAGSSFSASDPSATDDESGEASTSSDESKEPPITTDPHLGEHLSAEVLREELASRPHELVGAAATAAETGSIPTVAGRTVARRAATVLTHKAEQDRLDVEEPARRRVRWLMPAVAAVVVVGVVVGLWLGYAWTQTRYYVGEYDQRVAIFNGISQRLGPIQLSRLEAVTDIKVDSLPEYGQQSVRQTVPAGDLDDAQAIVENLKNTGSASANCPTTAPATATATPSPTSTVPVPSTAAVATPSPVPTPCEAAK
- a CDS encoding FHA domain-containing protein FhaB/FipA, with product MSELTITALRFGFLLLLWVLIFSIVSTMRRDFQIGRKAVTGVPTAREVRKHPELAASPPPAIQHARTLVVTEGPLKGTTVPLAASPILLGRAQEATLVLEDDYASGRHARLFPQGSRWFIEDLGSTNGTYLADQQLTRALPVELGVPVRIGKTVIELRP
- a CDS encoding FhaA domain-containing protein; translated protein: MGLLDKVERGIEKAVRNVFSTGSRARVEPVEIASKLRRELDNKSITIAAGRTLAPNVFDVLLSDEDFARAQEWGTPLAEELCDVVIQHVRSQGYTLQGAVRISFRRNDEERAGHFEITSRTEKSSDDAAPAPQAPRANVPAAPARQPIRLQPVLDIGGQRYSLNAPSVVLGRSSEADILVDDTGVSRKHLEVRTQNGSTWAVDLGSTNGSYVNGHKVNGSVELTDGSTITMGRTKIIFRLLPQTPGGNA
- a CDS encoding FadR/GntR family transcriptional regulator, with the translated sequence MSRNLTADLAADLRNRIVDGAIQPGEKLPSENTLISEFGVSRTVVRSALTRLQAEGLVETERGRGSFALTPPAEGPAAAPGTRPVSSMEDRLQMLDFRIGVETEAAALAAKNHTEYQLKAVHGALEQFTASSGHPAHSMRADFEFHRAVAAATGNPFYTDCISALGQTMITMPRPRLVASEDRDSPERFAQVVHEHSSIYAAIAEGDQVAAAAAMRLHLNNSRRRFTGSARS
- a CDS encoding L-talarate/galactarate dehydratase, with product MSTVDLIRHVKLSTARLPLTVPISDAKVFTGRQKPMTEVVFLFAEITTEQGHSGIGFSYSKRAGGTAQYAHAKEVAEGIIGEDPNDIGKIYTKLLWAGASVGRSGVATQALAAIDIALYDLKAKRAGLPLAKLLGSYRDSVQTYNTSGGFLNATLDEVKERATRSIDEGIGGIKIKVGLPDSKEDLRRVAGVREHIGWDVPLMVDANQQWDRATALRMGRQLEEFNLIWIEEPLDAYDFEGHAHLAQVLDTPIATGEMLASVAEHKGLINANGCDIIQPDAPRVGGITQFLRLAALADERGLGLAPHFAMEIHLHLAAAYPREPWVEHFDWLDPLFEERLETKNGRMIVPDRPGLGVTLSGQARAWTTESAEFGA